CGGCGAGATGTGCTCGCCGCCGCCGAGCGTCCAGTAGACCTCGTCCGACAGCAGCCAGAGATCGTGCTCGCGGCAGATCTCGGCCAGCTCTTCCAGACGTTCACGCGAATAGACGGCGCCGGTCGGGTTGTTCGGCGTGTTGATCAAAATGGCGCGCGTGTTGGGCTTGAGCGCCGCGCGGATCATCTCGGCGTGCGGCTGGAAACCGTCCTCGGCCGGCGTCTCGACGACGGTGAAGCTGGCGCCGGCGGCGCTGAACGTGTTGGGATAAGTCGCGTAGTAGGGCGCCACCACGATAGCGTGGTCGCCCTGGTCGAGAACGGCCTGCACGGCCGCGTAAAGGGCAGCCTGGCCGCCCGGCGTGGCGATGACTTGGTCAGGTGCCGTCTCGACCCCGGTGCAAGCGGTCGAGGCCGCCGCCATCGCCCTGCGCAGGCGCGGAACGCCGGGAAGCGGGGTGTAGTGGTGGTTGCTGCCGCGAACCGCCGTCACGCAGGCTTCGATCGTCTGGCTCGGCGTATCGAAATCATGGTCGCCGACCGACAGCATGATGATGTCCTGGCCGGCCTCCTTGCGGGCCCATGCCTCGGTGTGGACCTCCCAGCCATCCTTGCCCGAAGGCACGATGCCGGAAATGCGCGATGAGGGTCTGGGCATCAGGATACTCCCGAGATTTCGTGGCCGGCCTGTTCGAGCTGATCGCGCAACGCGGCGATGTGGGCAGGGCCGACTTCGCAGCAGCCGCCGACGATGGTGGCGCCAGCGGCGACCCAGCCGAGCGCCTGGTCGGCATAGGCATCCGGATCAAGGTCGTGGCGTGCGTGCAGCACTTCGACCGTTCCGCCATGCTTGAGCGCTTCGACAGAGGTGAAGCCATTGGCATAGGCGCCGACCGGGCCGCCGAGAGCAATCAATTCGGGCAGTGCCGCGGCGATCGCTTCTGGCCGGCAGCAATTCACCAGGCGCGCTGCAACCGTCAGGCCGTCGAGGGCGTCCGCCGCTGCCGCTATTGTTTCGCCGCTGCGCAGCTGCGGCGCGCCGTGATCGGCGAGCGTCCAAGACACCCAGACAGGTTTGCCGCTTTCCGACGCAGCGGTAACGGCCGCACGGCCTTCGTCGGCTGAGGCCATGGTCTCGCACAGGAACAGGTCGACGCCGTCGGTCTGCTCGGCGACGATGCGGCGATAGATGTCCAGCGTCTCCTCGAACGATATGGTCAGCGCTGGCGCATAGCTGCCGAACAGCGGTGACAGGCAGCCGGCGATCGCTGCATCGCCTGCCTCCTCGCGTGCCTGTCTTGCCAATTCGATGCCGCGCTTCTGCAAGGGCTTGAAGAGGTCTTCTGCTCCTTCCCGCGCGAGCCGCTCCGGCGTTGCCGAATAGGTGTTGATGGTGATGACGCGAGCGCCGGCCCGGATGAATTCGGCATGCAGGTCACGCACCAGATCCGGCTCGTCGATCAGCACCCTGGCCGACCAGAGCGGCGTCGGCTCGGAGCTGCTGCGGCGGACCAGTTCCTGGCCCATGCCGCCATCGGTGAGAATGACTTTCTTCATGCTCTCAGTCTTTCGTTTTTCGGATCCCACAGCGGCTCGTCTTTCTGCACGACCGCCCTGAAACGATCGCCAAAAATTTCAATCTCGATCGCGGTATCGGGTTCAGCCAGGTCGGCGCGCAGCATGCCGAGCGCGATCGATTTGTCGATGCGATGCCCCCAGCCGCCGGACGTCGTCTCGCCGACGATCTTGCCGTCATGCCAGAGCGTCGACACGGACGGCGCGTCGCAATCGCCTGGGTTTTCGACCACCAGCGTGACGAAGCGCTTCTTCACGCCTTGCTGCTTTTCGTTCTGCAGGGCTGCCTTGCCGCGGAAGTCGGGCTTGTCCCATTTGACGAAGCGCTCGAGCCCGCCCTGCAGGACCGTATAGTCGGTCGACAGGTCGCCCTTCCAGGTCCGGTAGCCCTTTTCGAGGCGCAGCGAATCCAGCGCATACATGCCGAACGGTTTCAGACCGTGTTTTTGTCCCGCCGTCCAGACGGCGTCGAAGATGGCGGCGGTGTCTCCCACCTTGGTGTGGATTTCCCAGCCGAGTTCGCCGGCGAAGGATACCCGCACCAGCTTCGCCCAGCGGCCGGCTATGGTGGTTTCCTGATGCGTCAGCCAGGGCAGCGAGAGATCCGCGCCACAGACCTCGGCCAGGATCTTGCGCGAATTGGGGCCGGCGAGGATTTGCGTCGAATAGTCTTCGGTCCTGTCGGTGAGGGTGAAAGCTGCGTCCTTCGGCAGGCGCGACTTCAGCCATTCGAAATCGTGCCACTGCGCTACCGCCGCGGTGATCAGAGTCATCTGCTCTTCGCCATGGCGCACCACCGACATCTCGGTGACGATGCGGCCTTTGTCGTCGGCGAAATAGGCGAGGCCGATTCGGCCGGGCTTGGGCACCAGGCCGGTGACCTGCAGCGCCAGCCATTCGGCTGCACCAGGACCTTCGAGGTTGAAGCGCGAGAAGCCGGGCAGGTCCAGAATGCCGGCGGCGTCGCGCACCGCCAGGCATTCTTCGCGCACGCGGTGCTGCCACGGCCCGTCGCGGCGGAAGGTGAGTGTTGCTTCTTCCGACGTGTCGTCACCGGGTTGCGCATACCAGGTGGCACGCTCCCAGCCATTATAGGCGTCGAACTGGGCGCCGAGTGCCTTGATGCGATCGTGGATCGGCGACAGCTTGCGGTCGCGCCCGGCCGGCCAGGCATGCCGCGGAAACTGGATGGCGTATTCGTTGCCGTAGATCTCCATGCCCTTGGCGACGCTATAGTCGGGGGCGGCCGCAAAGCTGGTGAAACGGCGCGGATCGCAAGACCACATGTCCCATTCGGTCTGGCCCTGCGTCACCCATTCGGCCAGCACCTTGCCGGCGCCGCCGCCCTGGGCGATGCCGAAGGTGAAGACACAGGCCTCGAACGCGTTGGGAACGCCGGGCATCGGACCGATCAGCGGATTGCCGTCCGGCGCGTAAGGGATCGGCCCGTTGATCACCTTGGACAGGCCGGCAGTGCCGAGAATCGGCACGCGGGCGACGGCATCGGCAAGGTAGTGCTCGAGACGGTCGAGATCGTCGGGGAAGAGCTGGAAGGAAAAATCCTCCGGCATCGGGTCGTTGTGGGTTGCCCAATGCGCGCGGCAATTGCGCTCATAGGGGCCGAGATTCATGCCGTTCTTTTCCTGGCGCAGATAGTAGGAGGTGTCGACGTCGCGCAGCAGCGGCAGCTTCTTGCCCTGCTCCTTCGACCACGCCACCAGTTCGGGGATCTCCTCGAACAAGATGTACTGGTGGCTCATCACCATCATCGGCACGTCGCGGCCGAACATTTTGCCGACTTCGGCGGCACGGTAGCCGGCGGCGTTGACGACGATTTGGCAGCGGATTTCGCCTTGCGGCGTCTCGACCACCCATTCGTCGTTGTCGCGACGCACGCCTGACACCGGGCAGAAGCGGACGATCCTGGCGCCCATGTCGCGTGCGCCCTTGGCCAGCGCCTGCGTCAGCTGCGCCGGATCGATGTCGCCGTCGTTCGGATCGTAGAGCGCGCCTTTCAATTCATGCGTCTCGATGAAGGGATAGCGGCGCTTGATCTCGTCGGGGCCGACAATGTCGATGTCCATGCCCTGGTAGCGGCCCATGCCCTTGGCGCGCTGGAACTCCTGCATGCGCTCCTTGGTGTGGGCGAGGCGGAGCGAGCCGGTAACGTGGTAGTTCATGGGATAGTCGACCGCGTCGGCGAGACCGCGATAAAGCTCGGTCGAATAGCGCTGCATGTTCATCAGCGACCAGGACGACGAGAAGGTCGGCACGTTGCCGGCGGCATGCCAGGTCGAGCCCGATGTCAGCTCGTTCTTTTCAAGCAGCACGCAATCGGTCCAGCCGGCCTTGCAAAGGTGATAGAGCGAGGAGGTGCCGACGACACCGCCTCCGATGATCACCACGCGTGCCGTGGTCGGCAAACCGGCCATATTAGAAACCCCTCGTTCAGTAGACAGGCGGCGAAACCACCCAGATGATCACGGCCGGCTCGGTGCCGGGATTGCGCCAGCGGTACGGCTTGCGCTCGAAGCGGAAGGAATCGCCTTCGCCGAGCCGGTGCCAGACGCCGGCGATCTCGATCTCGAAAATGCCAGAGGCGATGTAGCCGGCTTCCTCGGTCGGCCGCAGCTGCTCGCTCTTCATCTC
This region of Mesorhizobium sp. C432A genomic DNA includes:
- a CDS encoding FAD-dependent oxidoreductase, yielding MAGLPTTARVVIIGGGVVGTSSLYHLCKAGWTDCVLLEKNELTSGSTWHAAGNVPTFSSSWSLMNMQRYSTELYRGLADAVDYPMNYHVTGSLRLAHTKERMQEFQRAKGMGRYQGMDIDIVGPDEIKRRYPFIETHELKGALYDPNDGDIDPAQLTQALAKGARDMGARIVRFCPVSGVRRDNDEWVVETPQGEIRCQIVVNAAGYRAAEVGKMFGRDVPMMVMSHQYILFEEIPELVAWSKEQGKKLPLLRDVDTSYYLRQEKNGMNLGPYERNCRAHWATHNDPMPEDFSFQLFPDDLDRLEHYLADAVARVPILGTAGLSKVINGPIPYAPDGNPLIGPMPGVPNAFEACVFTFGIAQGGGAGKVLAEWVTQGQTEWDMWSCDPRRFTSFAAAPDYSVAKGMEIYGNEYAIQFPRHAWPAGRDRKLSPIHDRIKALGAQFDAYNGWERATWYAQPGDDTSEEATLTFRRDGPWQHRVREECLAVRDAAGILDLPGFSRFNLEGPGAAEWLALQVTGLVPKPGRIGLAYFADDKGRIVTEMSVVRHGEEQMTLITAAVAQWHDFEWLKSRLPKDAAFTLTDRTEDYSTQILAGPNSRKILAEVCGADLSLPWLTHQETTIAGRWAKLVRVSFAGELGWEIHTKVGDTAAIFDAVWTAGQKHGLKPFGMYALDSLRLEKGYRTWKGDLSTDYTVLQGGLERFVKWDKPDFRGKAALQNEKQQGVKKRFVTLVVENPGDCDAPSVSTLWHDGKIVGETTSGGWGHRIDKSIALGMLRADLAEPDTAIEIEIFGDRFRAVVQKDEPLWDPKNERLRA
- a CDS encoding homocysteine S-methyltransferase family protein gives rise to the protein MKKVILTDGGMGQELVRRSSSEPTPLWSARVLIDEPDLVRDLHAEFIRAGARVITINTYSATPERLAREGAEDLFKPLQKRGIELARQAREEAGDAAIAGCLSPLFGSYAPALTISFEETLDIYRRIVAEQTDGVDLFLCETMASADEGRAAVTAASESGKPVWVSWTLADHGAPQLRSGETIAAAADALDGLTVAARLVNCCRPEAIAAALPELIALGGPVGAYANGFTSVEALKHGGTVEVLHARHDLDPDAYADQALGWVAAGATIVGGCCEVGPAHIAALRDQLEQAGHEISGVS
- a CDS encoding pyridoxal phosphate-dependent aminotransferase; this translates as MPRPSSRISGIVPSGKDGWEVHTEAWARKEAGQDIIMLSVGDHDFDTPSQTIEACVTAVRGSNHHYTPLPGVPRLRRAMAAASTACTGVETAPDQVIATPGGQAALYAAVQAVLDQGDHAIVVAPYYATYPNTFSAAGASFTVVETPAEDGFQPHAEMIRAALKPNTRAILINTPNNPTGAVYSRERLEELAEICREHDLWLLSDEVYWTLGGGEHISPRGLPGMAERTLVINSMSKSHGMTGWRMGWLTGPTQMITLLTNLNLVTTYGLPAFISIACAEALENRYGVKEIAERYAARRTVLLDAVRGMNNISVHGSEGGMYVMLDISAVEPDDEKFAWAFLDQESVGVMPGSSFGKAAAGHIRISLCQPEPVLQEAAKRLRRFASGYRREAA